GCATTTCTGCACTTCCCGAGTTTGAAGGCAAGAAATTCCAGAACGTGGCCAAGGAAGGTGTCGAGTTGGATGAGGGAGAGGGTGCCAAAGCAAAGCTTGAAGCCCTGAAGACCCAATTCGAACCTTTGACTAAATGGTTGACTGAAACTGCCCTTAAAGAACACGTAAGTTTTCTTACTTACTAAGGTTAAGGAACTAGATTAAATGGCAATTGCTATTCTATGTACAAATTTAATTGTAAAAATACTATTCCGGTTAGATTATGACTGCTAAGATATCAAACCGTTTGCACAAATCGCCGACCGCACTTGTAGCGTCGCGATGGGGTATAACCGGAAATATGGAACGATTAATGTTGGCAAACTCTCATCAGAAAGCAAATGATATTCAAAGAGAGTAAGTCGAGAGGGCTAAGGAATCCGTCGGCTTCTGTAAAATGTCGGGGATCTATTTTATGTGTTTGTCCATCGTAGCTGAAGGGAATGTAATACGTTTAAGTCTTATTTCATCTGTTATTCTGCTGTGGCTGTTTTACTGTTTCTTATGTGCGTCCTACGTTTGTTGCTTTATAAAGATTTTACGTGCCGAAGTTGGTCAGCGTTTGCTCAAGACGCCATGCGCCTTAATTACCTCCAAATTTGGTTGGACCGGTAACATGCAGCGAATCATCGCTTCACAGACGCATTCTAAATCGCAAGACATTCAGCGAGAGTaagtgttttttgtttttttggttttgtttttttccttgttgctTCTAGTCATATTCGTTGTGTTAGTCCGGATACCACCATCCATTTTCTATTAACTTAttcatttcttgtttgtgtttttagtTATTACTTAACACAGAAGAAAACTCTGGAAATCAACCCCCGTCATCCTTTGATTAAAGAACTGCTTCGGCGAGTTGAAGCTGACCCTGAGGATCGTTTATCGAAGGGCATGGCAATGATGATGTTCCAAACAGGTAATTTGCATTGTACTAGTATAATCCAGGCCTTTACTAACGCAATTCGATTTCCGCCTGAAGCCACTCTTCGTTCTGGCTACATGCTACAGGATCCTAGCCAGTTTGCCGAACACATAGATGCGATGTTGAAGCAGTCATTAGGAGTGGGTGACGCGGAAAtcgaggaagaggaggagatGGAAAATGTGCCAGAAGGAGAAAATGCTGAAGAGGAAGCAGATCAGGATAATGAGGAAGATGAGGAAGAAAAATCGTCGAAAGACGAGCTTTGAATGAATGTATTGTGGTGAGAGAACGTTTggtatgtttgtttttgtcaccgaTATAACTATGGGTGAGCGTTGAAAATACTGTTACACTGTCAAGTGAAATCTGAACTGCGTCTTAAGATTTTGTTTCCGAATTCTTTGCGATATTTCCGTATCTAAAGGGCGAAATAAAATGTTTCCCCAAAaattggaaaacattttttatataACTAAAATACCAATTTTGCATCATCGgcattattttgaaaaatgtttaaattcaGTAATCAGATATGgtggattttaaaaattttcttctgcgTGCGAATTTAGTCGAATATGGTATAAAACTGCTACACTTAACTTGGAACAAAGATAAGGATAATTTTGGCTTCGGCAATTTTTCGGTGGTAAATTGTGGCCGATCGTGACAATCTGCAGAAATATTTCAATCCACAAAGCAAATTGTCAACCAAAGCAAATGAAAGAACCATAATTACGAAACAAGTtgtattaaaattaaatttgttaAACAGAGAAGACATCGAAAACACAAATAAGGTGATATCCTTCCGGGATAATAGCTAAACATTTTTGCTGCCAAACGAATGGAATGTCGATCGCGGCAGATAACAAGAGATCTTGGTCAAAAACAGTTGCAAGTGGAGAAGTATGTACATAATCTCAACGTATTTATGCAGAAGACTAATAGACCTCCGCGACAGATTGAGAAAGTTTTGCCTTTACGGCAAGTAAATATCACCGCTGAACCAGCAAAGTAATTCAGTCATCCAATAAATATCTTTGACAGTCAacatgattttaaaaaaacattgtctGAGTCAGCTTTCGGTAAAGGTGTTTGCTTACTTCCCTGTAATTTAATCCTTTTGTTATGCGACGCAGGCTGTCGATGGCTCTCCAAATGTCCGTCTGCTCGAACCAAGTAGTTTCAAAGTAGACGCCAATTTCACCTGGCGCTGATATCAGAAACGCCTCTGCATagccgaattttttttcacacgaCGTCGAACAACAAACGGCGAAAGCACTGCAGTACTGATTGCGGGTGTCTGGCTCTAGTGCGTACTTCGACAACTCATGTGATACCTggcaaagaaaatgatatAATCGATTGTGCGAAACCAAACGCTGTCGCTTTTATTGGTATTACCTGTTCTAGCATTCGACTCTCTGAAATTAAATGATCTGCCATAGGAAAGGCTTTCCTTACATTGGGTAACAGCTCTTCTCGATTCACAACAACGGCTTTTACGACAGAAGCATCATTATGCTATGGGAGAAAGCAAGGAAAGATTAATAAACTACTATATTATTCTTATTGATACATTTTACTGATATGAATATCCTCAAGCAGCGAGCGACGACTTCCGAAACGATACGATCCGGTAACGTGACGAGACAGACTGTGTAATCTACACCGCTATCACTATCGATGATGGACATAGCCAATAACGTCTTAGTAGCATTGGCGGAGTGGAGCAAGTGGATGAAGAGAACATTACTGTGTCGCTTGTATAGTTGCTTCTGTGCCTCTGATTGACGATACAAAGCCTATAGCAAAAACGCATA
The window above is part of the Daphnia carinata strain CSIRO-1 chromosome 7, CSIRO_AGI_Dcar_HiC_V3, whole genome shotgun sequence genome. Proteins encoded here:
- the LOC130686442 gene encoding uncharacterized protein LOC130686442, which produces MMQNFLVTSLCGKHWTETEIVGSCSLENNQNNRLLELNCVKFDHNRLGSPETSKQREELRSISNVVRVIRSTGGHILALYRQSEAQKQLYKRHSNVLFIHLLHSANATKTLLAMSIIDSDSGVDYTVCLVTLPDRIVSEVVARCLRIFISHNDASVVKAVVVNREELLPNVRKAFPMADHLISESRMLEQVSHELSKYALEPDTRNQYCSAFAVCCSTSCEKKFGYAEAFLISAPGEIGVYFETTWFEQTDIWRAIDSLRRITKGLNYREVSKHLYRKLTQTMFF